The following coding sequences lie in one Mucilaginibacter sp. KACC 22773 genomic window:
- a CDS encoding S41 family peptidase: MNLKNLFLLMPWALVIAVTACRQNGPKALAIPNTTANKLTVKNMQADLGVLWAAIKEMHPAYGIYTSADSLQRAYNQAYGAIDRPLTETEFISSIYPFLCRLKCGHTQLRHSEGYKKTGADKEPHLPFEVLVRDHHAWVTTHQTDKLNTGDEILSMNNIPAAQIIDHGADLYCADGKGQTFKELFLSEYDGFEDACYKYYHWKGPYHINIKTQAGVVKNLVLDTASNNTSIQPKPVDNFAGWAEAKNTGNLPLLFLKNKSTAYFKATTFQYDDTTLYKEVFKQIHQQGTKNQVLDLRHNTGGDIRIAIRLLSYLADAPFHIVKEMKSRIPDPAANSFEKYFDTSRTASFKTGFEPGNKESSWYHIGVKPIFGKLYGALPLAMANHYNGNLLVLIDGATFSSAALFTAALKAQCKNATFIGRETAGAEEGCNGGTLQHLTLPNTHIVVEFPWMRLDAFAKNPLYARGIIPKYAVLYTPLDVVTKNDPDLKKALSLIGN; the protein is encoded by the coding sequence ATGAATTTGAAAAACCTATTCCTGCTAATGCCATGGGCATTAGTTATTGCAGTTACAGCTTGCCGTCAAAATGGCCCTAAAGCTTTGGCAATTCCAAATACAACAGCGAATAAGCTTACTGTTAAAAACATGCAGGCCGATCTTGGCGTACTTTGGGCGGCCATTAAAGAAATGCACCCGGCTTACGGAATTTATACCTCAGCCGATAGTTTACAAAGGGCATATAACCAGGCTTATGGGGCCATCGACAGACCGCTTACCGAAACCGAATTTATCAGTAGTATTTACCCCTTCTTGTGCAGGTTAAAATGCGGACATACGCAGCTAAGGCATTCCGAAGGATACAAAAAAACAGGCGCTGATAAAGAACCTCATTTACCATTTGAAGTATTGGTTCGCGATCATCATGCCTGGGTTACAACCCACCAAACTGATAAATTAAATACCGGCGACGAAATTTTAAGTATGAATAACATCCCGGCAGCACAAATAATTGATCATGGGGCCGATTTGTATTGCGCCGATGGCAAGGGCCAAACATTTAAAGAATTATTTTTAAGCGAATACGATGGCTTTGAAGATGCATGTTATAAATATTACCACTGGAAAGGGCCCTATCACATCAACATTAAAACACAGGCAGGGGTAGTAAAAAACTTAGTGTTGGATACTGCCAGCAACAATACAAGCATCCAGCCGAAACCGGTTGACAATTTTGCGGGCTGGGCCGAGGCAAAAAACACCGGCAACCTTCCCCTGCTTTTTTTAAAAAATAAATCCACCGCGTACTTTAAGGCAACAACATTTCAGTACGACGATACTACGCTTTACAAGGAGGTATTCAAACAAATCCATCAACAGGGCACAAAAAACCAGGTGCTTGATTTAAGGCACAATACCGGCGGCGATATCAGGATAGCTATCCGGCTATTATCATACCTTGCCGATGCCCCTTTTCATATTGTTAAGGAAATGAAATCGAGGATTCCTGACCCGGCTGCAAACAGTTTTGAAAAATACTTTGATACAAGCCGGACCGCAAGTTTTAAAACGGGTTTTGAGCCGGGCAATAAAGAAAGTTCATGGTATCACATTGGTGTTAAACCAATATTCGGCAAGTTATATGGCGCATTGCCGCTTGCAATGGCCAACCATTACAATGGGAATTTATTGGTTTTAATTGATGGCGCTACTTTTTCGTCTGCTGCCCTGTTTACTGCAGCGCTAAAAGCGCAATGTAAAAATGCGACATTTATAGGCCGTGAAACAGCCGGCGCAGAGGAAGGTTGTAATGGGGGCACGCTACAACATTTAACGCTTCCAAATACCCATATAGTTGTTGAGTTTCCGTGGATGCGATTAGATGCTTTTGCAAAAAACCCGCTATATGCAAGGGGTATTATACCAAAGTATGCCGTGCTGTATACCCCGCTGGATGTGGTAACAAAAAACGATCCCGACCTGAAAAAAGCATTAAGCCTGATTGGGAACTAA
- a CDS encoding alpha/beta hydrolase, whose protein sequence is MNCIHYLFYKSRMVRFAICIVLLLISLLTIFKAFEYSMWMVSIIATEFCWVFMLLTLAALLSGFLSPRYQLAGTITGLIALILFTTPIIRAYRIAAGLNQDFIAAFGPGGPIVDSAGTQPPYSFFNMFRGNNDVAYKTYIYNKYPDLNLTMDYFPSQKKGNRPCVVVVHGGSWNKGDNKQLPELNSYLTGIGYNVAAITYRLAPKYQSPAPVEDVYAAIAYLRKHAAALNIDTNNFVLLGRSAGAQIVLLAAYTQHEPGLKAVIDYYGPADMVWGYSVPASPLIMDSRKVMCDYIGGTYQQVPKKFAACSPLEFVNKQSVPTLIIHGANDVLVSPDHSRRLNLKLEQNGIKHFYLRLPWATHGFDFNLNGPGGQLATYTVERFLNAVTK, encoded by the coding sequence ATGAATTGTATTCACTATTTATTTTATAAAAGCCGCATGGTCCGTTTTGCTATTTGTATTGTTTTATTGCTGATATCCCTGCTCACCATTTTTAAGGCCTTTGAATACTCGATGTGGATGGTGTCTATCATAGCCACAGAGTTTTGCTGGGTGTTTATGCTGCTTACTTTGGCAGCGTTGTTATCGGGCTTTTTATCCCCCAGGTATCAGCTTGCGGGCACCATTACAGGCCTTATAGCATTAATTTTGTTTACAACGCCTATCATTAGGGCGTACCGTATTGCCGCGGGCCTGAATCAGGATTTTATAGCCGCATTTGGCCCGGGCGGCCCTATTGTTGATAGCGCCGGTACGCAACCGCCCTACAGCTTTTTTAATATGTTCAGGGGCAATAACGATGTTGCCTATAAAACCTATATCTACAACAAGTACCCGGATTTAAACCTAACTATGGATTATTTTCCCTCGCAAAAAAAGGGCAACAGGCCATGCGTGGTGGTTGTACATGGAGGATCATGGAACAAAGGCGACAACAAACAATTACCTGAACTGAACAGCTACCTGACCGGCATTGGTTACAATGTGGCGGCAATAACCTATCGCCTGGCGCCCAAATACCAATCGCCGGCACCGGTTGAAGATGTTTATGCCGCTATAGCTTACCTGCGCAAACATGCCGCAGCGCTAAATATAGATACCAACAATTTTGTGTTGCTGGGCCGGTCGGCCGGGGCGCAGATAGTTTTGCTTGCTGCTTATACCCAGCACGAGCCGGGTTTAAAGGCCGTGATTGATTATTATGGCCCGGCCGATATGGTTTGGGGATATTCTGTACCGGCAAGCCCCCTTATTATGGATTCGCGAAAGGTAATGTGCGATTATATTGGCGGAACGTATCAGCAGGTACCAAAAAAATTCGCGGCTTGCTCTCCGCTGGAATTTGTGAATAAGCAATCGGTACCTACTTTGATCATTCATGGAGCAAACGATGTACTGGTATCGCCCGACCATAGCAGGCGGTTGAACCTTAAGCTGGAACAAAACGGCATTAAACATTTCTATCTCAGGTTACCCTGGGCTACCCACGGCTTCGATTTTAACCTGAACGGGCCCGGCGGCCAGCTGGCCACTTATACTGTTGAACGCTTTTTAAATGCCGTCACAAAATAA
- a CDS encoding BamA/TamA family outer membrane protein, which translates to MSLEDSLKTQSDANGLLNSFFSSKKPATADTSLQEKDFFWAVLPSAAYNPSVGFAIGATSAAGKYFGDRRNTILSVMNAGAYISTNGLSTLEFKHNAFTSKNIWNLQGTLQVGKTIAKDNGLGTGRRSVGDGPFHMGDQHFGDNPNEFPVRYTYLKINERIYRKITDHIYVGAGLSFNLYNNIDDNRKNIPVEETHNYRYSIRKGYYPFKYNANGVLLNFQYNSRDQPNRAFKGVYADIILRTNQGWLGSNHNAVQLKTEFRKYWSLSDTDPENVLAFWHWANYLLSGSLPYLELPGTASDAYGRIGRAFIIGRFKGPSFVYNEAEYRFPLTKNKLLSGVTFVNIESANNQRDIKLFRYWEPGAGFGLRLLFNKYTRSNMCFDYARGSYGSNGFFLGLNEVF; encoded by the coding sequence ATGAGTTTAGAGGATTCGTTAAAAACCCAAAGTGACGCCAATGGTCTTTTAAACTCCTTTTTCAGCAGTAAAAAACCGGCTACCGCAGATACCAGCCTCCAGGAAAAAGACTTTTTTTGGGCGGTATTACCCTCCGCCGCCTACAACCCAAGTGTGGGCTTTGCCATAGGCGCAACATCGGCCGCCGGCAAATATTTTGGCGATAGGCGCAATACCATATTATCAGTCATGAATGCAGGGGCTTATATATCCACAAACGGCCTTTCCACGCTTGAATTTAAACATAACGCCTTTACTTCAAAAAATATCTGGAACCTGCAGGGCACCCTTCAGGTAGGCAAAACCATAGCCAAAGATAATGGCCTGGGCACCGGGCGGCGTAGTGTGGGCGACGGCCCTTTTCATATGGGCGATCAGCACTTTGGCGATAACCCTAACGAGTTCCCTGTCAGGTATACTTACTTAAAAATAAACGAACGCATTTACCGGAAAATAACCGACCATATTTATGTGGGCGCCGGCCTTAGCTTTAACCTTTATAACAACATCGACGACAACCGCAAAAACATCCCGGTTGAAGAAACGCACAACTACAGGTATAGCATCCGCAAAGGGTACTACCCGTTTAAATACAATGCCAATGGTGTACTGTTAAATTTTCAGTATAACAGCCGCGATCAGCCCAACCGGGCGTTTAAAGGTGTTTATGCCGATATAATTTTGCGTACCAACCAGGGCTGGCTGGGCAGCAACCATAATGCAGTGCAACTAAAAACCGAGTTCAGGAAATACTGGAGCCTGAGCGATACCGACCCAGAAAACGTGCTGGCTTTTTGGCACTGGGCCAACTACCTTCTGAGCGGATCGTTACCTTACCTTGAATTGCCCGGCACTGCAAGCGATGCCTACGGCCGCATTGGCCGGGCTTTTATAATAGGGCGGTTCAAAGGGCCTTCCTTTGTTTACAACGAGGCCGAATATCGTTTCCCGCTAACTAAAAACAAACTGCTAAGCGGCGTTACTTTTGTAAATATCGAATCGGCCAATAACCAGCGGGATATCAAATTATTCAGGTATTGGGAACCCGGCGCGGGTTTTGGGTTAAGGTTGCTGTTTAACAAATACACCCGATCAAACATGTGTTTTGATTATGCCCGCGGCAGCTATGGTTCCAATGGCTTTTTTTTAGGGCTTAACGAAGTGTTTTAA
- a CDS encoding PAS domain-containing protein yields the protein MRVPFTPELLGNLIEKGYGYLLVNINSQLTDEAVTITMMPVKQKPALNNLPDGYETFYKITREPMQLACGVDSSNIFIEYHTIDNTITQDELFDDRYFRMSEDFFRQVLESLEDYAVITTDSNGDINSWNTGAEKVLGYKEQEILGKCADVFFTPEDVAAGVPEQELKTALKDGRAIDERYHMRKNGTRFWGSGLVFPLYDDQHKHRGYTKIMRNLREREQAQEQKVPE from the coding sequence ATGCGCGTTCCATTTACACCCGAGCTGCTTGGTAACCTGATAGAAAAAGGATATGGTTATCTTTTAGTAAATATTAACAGTCAGCTTACCGATGAAGCTGTTACCATTACCATGATGCCGGTAAAACAAAAACCGGCGTTAAACAACCTGCCCGATGGTTACGAAACCTTTTATAAAATTACCCGCGAACCAATGCAATTGGCCTGTGGCGTAGATAGCAGCAACATTTTTATTGAATATCATACTATTGATAATACAATTACCCAGGACGAATTATTTGACGACCGTTATTTTAGGATGAGCGAAGATTTTTTCAGGCAGGTATTGGAAAGCCTGGAAGATTACGCAGTAATTACTACCGATAGCAATGGCGACATTAACAGCTGGAATACCGGCGCCGAAAAGGTTTTAGGCTATAAAGAACAGGAGATTTTAGGCAAATGCGCCGATGTGTTTTTTACCCCCGAAGACGTGGCAGCCGGCGTACCGGAACAGGAATTAAAAACAGCACTGAAAGATGGCCGCGCCATTGACGAACGCTATCATATGCGTAAAAATGGCACCCGTTTTTGGGGCAGCGGACTGGTATTTCCGTTATATGATGATCAGCATAAGCATCGCGGATATACCAAAATCATGCGCAACCTGCGCGAAAGGGAACAAGCACAGGAACAAAAAGTTCCCGAATAA
- a CDS encoding SPW repeat domain-containing protein: MKSFIPTTTYAVLNYVIALLLISTLWTFDTLHIGGAALFLPLIIGWLQLIMAIFANNKLGFLKVFPMSMHNVNDVIMGSFLMCSPWVYDFHSTIWIPQVLFGGALFIMGIFTKGSPLLNKEHTLQQGGLTSTDSL; this comes from the coding sequence ATGAAAAGCTTCATTCCTACAACTACTTATGCAGTTTTAAATTATGTAATTGCCCTTTTACTAATTTCGACACTGTGGACATTTGATACCTTGCACATTGGTGGCGCGGCTTTATTTTTGCCATTAATTATAGGATGGTTACAATTGATCATGGCTATTTTTGCTAATAACAAACTGGGGTTTTTAAAGGTGTTCCCGATGAGCATGCATAATGTAAACGACGTAATTATGGGTTCGTTTTTAATGTGCTCGCCATGGGTGTATGATTTTCATTCAACAATCTGGATTCCGCAAGTGCTTTTTGGAGGCGCATTGTTCATCATGGGTATCTTTACCAAGGGTTCTCCGCTACTTAATAAAGAGCACACCTTACAACAAGGCGGTCTCACTTCAACCGATTCATTGTAA